A window from Aureibacillus halotolerans encodes these proteins:
- a CDS encoding glycosyltransferase, translating into MHVLIVPSWYPTERQPIGGSFFQAQAQALAKHGIKVTVAYPEIRSLKEWRTAGQVGRTKTDQDGVTTYRSIAYRWRLWKQQPPRELYRRELERLYDQIEAEEGVPDLIHAHASFWGGWAAGMLANIHQLPFVLTEHASSVGQQRLTSEQANVLPAIVEQANAVLAVGGGLAATIKETTGRSPVVVPNIVDTEQFNITQSRQQQNEPFQFFSCALLTKGKGMHELLTAFASAHKNSAARLVIGGDGPEKASLIKLAQSLQIDEQVTFLGMLSRSDVIRSMQACDAFVLASHYETFGVVYIEAMACGKPVIATACGGPDAFVTKDNGLQVPVGDVAALSNALRKLASTIDTYSPQRIREGCIARFSERAVVSQLVDIYEPIIDTKRRQRSG; encoded by the coding sequence ATGCATGTGTTAATTGTCCCTTCTTGGTATCCGACTGAACGCCAGCCGATTGGCGGCAGTTTCTTTCAAGCCCAGGCGCAGGCGCTTGCCAAGCACGGCATTAAGGTGACCGTCGCTTACCCTGAAATTCGCAGTCTTAAAGAATGGCGGACGGCCGGACAAGTGGGGAGAACGAAAACAGATCAGGATGGGGTGACCACGTATCGTAGCATTGCTTACAGATGGCGTCTCTGGAAGCAGCAGCCTCCTCGTGAGCTTTACCGTAGAGAGCTTGAACGCCTGTACGATCAAATTGAAGCGGAAGAAGGGGTCCCAGATCTGATACATGCCCATGCTAGCTTTTGGGGTGGCTGGGCAGCAGGAATGCTCGCCAACATTCATCAACTTCCCTTTGTGTTAACCGAGCACGCCTCTTCCGTTGGGCAGCAGCGACTCACCTCTGAACAGGCGAACGTGCTCCCGGCGATTGTCGAGCAGGCGAACGCAGTGTTGGCAGTGGGTGGTGGACTAGCTGCCACGATTAAAGAAACGACTGGGCGTTCGCCAGTCGTGGTGCCGAACATCGTCGACACGGAACAATTTAACATCACCCAATCGAGGCAACAGCAAAACGAACCGTTCCAGTTTTTTAGCTGCGCCCTTCTTACAAAAGGCAAGGGCATGCATGAGCTCTTGACGGCGTTTGCTTCGGCCCACAAGAACAGCGCTGCCAGACTTGTCATTGGCGGCGATGGACCTGAAAAGGCATCTCTTATCAAACTGGCCCAATCACTGCAAATTGATGAGCAAGTCACGTTTTTAGGGATGCTTTCTCGCAGTGACGTTATCCGGTCGATGCAGGCGTGTGATGCGTTTGTGCTTGCTAGCCACTACGAAACCTTTGGAGTCGTGTACATTGAAGCAATGGCGTGCGGAAAACCAGTCATTGCCACAGCGTGTGGAGGGCCAGACGCATTTGTCACAAAAGACAATGGCCTGCAAGTGCCCGTTGGTGATGTCGCTGCACTGAGCAACGCCCTTCGTAAGCTCGCTTCAACGATCGACACCTATTCACCTCAGCGTATACGTGAAGGCTGTATTGCAAGGTTTAGCGAAAGAGCCGTCGTGTCTCAACTAGTAGACATTTACGAGCCCATTATTGATACGAAAAGGAGGCAAAGAAGCGGATGA
- a CDS encoding flippase: MKTFMKNAFMTLLRQMAGIGAGLLTTVLIARELGPSGQGAYALAILLPTLLMTFMNLGVGQSSVYYIGQKQINVADAWKTNTITAAMLSTLAIVVGVLIVLFGDAFFGALDNTLLIGMLFLLPVLFASRFFQALFQAVKDFASFNIIVLTTHLSLLASVWLALSVFHLGLPGALIAYAVAQIVTLGVVAWLLRSRLQLTWKKATWRPGYMKSSIAFGSKAYMSNVMAFLNYRVDLLLVSFYLSPAAVGIYFVTVSFAEKLWMVSQAITTVLYPEIASSKSESEKNRLTSTVARMTCGLSLAMGVVLWVISEPAVHLVLGAEYAQAAVVLKWLLPGIVLGAVAKIFSNDVAGRGKPEYNLYVSIAMVVCNILLNIAFIPWLGIKGAALATSVTYGINWLIKCLIFRRMTHMPWLTFLCVQPKDIEALWHFVARRRRTAV; encoded by the coding sequence GTGAAGACCTTTATGAAAAATGCCTTTATGACGTTGTTACGACAAATGGCGGGTATTGGCGCAGGGTTGCTGACGACGGTGCTGATTGCGCGTGAGCTAGGGCCGTCCGGTCAAGGGGCTTATGCATTAGCGATTTTATTGCCAACGCTACTGATGACGTTTATGAATCTTGGCGTTGGGCAATCGTCGGTTTATTACATCGGGCAGAAACAGATTAATGTGGCTGACGCGTGGAAAACGAATACGATCACAGCGGCGATGCTCAGCACGCTTGCCATTGTTGTCGGCGTCCTCATCGTTTTGTTTGGCGATGCTTTTTTTGGCGCGCTTGACAACACACTGCTTATTGGGATGCTTTTTTTGCTGCCGGTCTTGTTTGCCTCTCGTTTCTTTCAGGCATTGTTTCAAGCGGTAAAGGATTTTGCCTCCTTTAATATCATCGTGCTAACGACACATCTGAGCTTACTAGCAAGCGTTTGGCTGGCACTGTCTGTCTTTCATCTCGGACTCCCCGGTGCCCTTATTGCCTATGCCGTCGCTCAAATCGTGACTTTAGGTGTGGTTGCCTGGCTGCTTCGTTCACGCCTCCAGCTGACATGGAAAAAGGCGACATGGCGTCCAGGCTATATGAAATCGTCAATTGCGTTTGGCAGTAAGGCGTATATGAGCAATGTGATGGCGTTCTTAAACTACCGCGTCGATCTCTTGCTTGTGTCGTTTTATTTATCCCCGGCGGCTGTTGGTATCTATTTTGTTACCGTATCGTTTGCAGAAAAGCTTTGGATGGTCTCGCAGGCGATCACAACGGTGCTCTATCCGGAAATTGCCTCGAGCAAGTCGGAGTCTGAAAAAAATCGTCTCACGTCTACCGTCGCCCGAATGACATGTGGGCTGTCGCTCGCGATGGGTGTTGTGCTTTGGGTTATTAGTGAGCCTGCTGTGCACCTCGTCCTCGGCGCTGAATACGCACAAGCTGCTGTTGTGCTGAAATGGTTGTTGCCCGGCATCGTCCTCGGTGCAGTTGCTAAAATTTTCTCCAATGACGTTGCAGGACGAGGCAAACCGGAATACAACCTGTATGTGTCCATCGCCATGGTCGTGTGCAACATTCTCTTGAATATCGCCTTTATCCCTTGGCTTGGCATTAAAGGCGCAGCGCTGGCAACATCGGTGACGTATGGCATCAATTGGCTCATCAAATGCCTTATTTTCCGCCGCATGACGCATATGCCATGGCTGACCTTTCTATGTGTTCAACCAAAGGACATCGAAGCCTTGTGGCACTTCGTAGCGAGGCGCCGGCGAACGGCCGTTTGA
- a CDS encoding polysaccharide pyruvyl transferase family protein has product MKQVGIIGSYGGGSIGDEAILKGLLSMLDEHRTAIDITVFTGNDNVTRTALGKAGEGISFVNWSAARPKAASVSSGGQQPRSLIKQTFLAVKKASPTVAAYADEARRRAKKMKRISPKLFNGLDVLIFGGGNVLMDIYPTWVFFLQEVLAEAKNAGVPVVFLGVGAGPLKSAAAKHTMKKIVSTCFVSVRDQGSADVIEKVTGVAPVVHADLALGLFREHEPLVRKSENLHIGVTVVPYYADFYWPTHSPEIYKAYTTNMGAVLDAVLVKHSQAKVTFFATNYPADEQVARQVQATMKTKDAVAVNSTHMSVEALLDTTSEFDLVLGTRLHSLILSLCAGTNVVAANYQPKVNYFIERINKPADYLSMKKLSQPLTPDQIEAMADHILAIAKEGTKTFHEARVQLKYERQQLEDTLTRILADEKVASQL; this is encoded by the coding sequence ATGAAGCAGGTTGGCATCATAGGCTCCTATGGCGGAGGAAGCATTGGAGACGAAGCGATTTTAAAAGGTTTGCTTTCAATGCTTGATGAGCATCGAACCGCAATAGACATCACGGTGTTTACAGGCAACGACAATGTGACGAGAACCGCACTTGGCAAAGCAGGGGAAGGCATCTCCTTTGTCAATTGGAGCGCCGCGCGACCTAAGGCTGCCTCGGTCTCTAGTGGTGGTCAGCAGCCACGTTCGCTAATCAAGCAGACCTTTCTTGCCGTAAAAAAAGCATCGCCAACGGTGGCGGCCTACGCAGATGAAGCGAGACGCCGCGCCAAGAAAATGAAGCGCATTTCACCGAAGTTGTTCAACGGACTTGATGTGCTCATTTTTGGCGGTGGCAATGTATTGATGGACATTTACCCGACATGGGTGTTTTTTTTACAGGAAGTATTGGCAGAAGCGAAAAATGCCGGTGTGCCAGTCGTGTTTTTAGGTGTTGGAGCGGGACCGTTAAAATCAGCGGCTGCCAAGCATACGATGAAAAAAATCGTTAGCACCTGCTTTGTGTCTGTACGAGATCAGGGCAGTGCCGATGTGATTGAGAAGGTCACAGGCGTTGCCCCTGTCGTGCATGCGGATCTCGCGCTAGGACTGTTTCGCGAGCATGAGCCACTGGTGCGAAAGTCTGAAAACCTTCATATCGGCGTCACGGTTGTGCCCTACTATGCTGATTTCTATTGGCCGACTCATTCGCCAGAGATCTACAAGGCCTACACGACAAACATGGGCGCCGTGCTCGACGCAGTGCTTGTGAAACACTCTCAAGCGAAGGTGACGTTTTTTGCGACCAATTATCCTGCGGATGAACAGGTCGCTAGGCAGGTGCAGGCGACCATGAAAACAAAAGACGCTGTGGCGGTAAACTCGACGCATATGAGCGTTGAAGCATTGCTTGACACGACATCCGAATTTGACCTTGTGCTTGGTACGCGTTTGCATTCCCTGATTCTCTCACTTTGTGCGGGGACGAATGTGGTTGCAGCGAATTATCAGCCGAAGGTCAATTATTTTATTGAACGTATTAACAAGCCAGCCGACTACTTGTCGATGAAGAAGCTCAGTCAGCCTTTAACCCCGGATCAAATCGAAGCGATGGCGGATCACATTCTAGCCATTGCCAAAGAGGGAACGAAAACCTTTCATGAAGCAAGAGTACAGCTGAAGTATGAGCGCCAGCAACTCGAGGACACCTTGACTCGCATTCTGGCAGACGAAAAGGTGGCGTCACAGCTGTGA
- a CDS encoding nucleotide sugar dehydrogenase: protein MPAQANTVKGNASKEQLIQKLENKTAVIGVVGLGYVGLPLAVEKAKAGYSVIGFDVQPNRVHMVNNSINYIGDVIDEELSHMIDAGRLQATTDYSKIKEVDAVAICVPTPLDIYKQPDTSYVESSAMEISRYLHKDMLVVLESTTYPGTTEEVVKPMLEMSGLRCGEDFFIAYSPERVDPGNKHFNTKNTPKVVGGMTKACTEVAAVMYRSVLDGEVHEVSSPAIAEMEKILENTYRHLNIALANEMAILCNKMDIDVWEVIQAASTKPYGFSAFYPGPGLGGHCIPIDPFYLTWKAREFNYHTRLIETAGEINNSMPDFVVNRCSQVLNNEGRSLRNARILVLGVAYKKDISDYRESPTLPILQSFEENGANWRVHDPFVSEFPLSKKTVRTVPLTKQEVEAADLVLVTTDHTNVDYSLIAEHAKVIFDTRNCFGQLETKGEYSKL, encoded by the coding sequence ATGCCAGCACAAGCTAATACAGTAAAAGGCAATGCGAGCAAAGAGCAGCTGATTCAAAAACTTGAAAACAAAACCGCCGTTATCGGAGTGGTGGGGCTCGGTTATGTAGGCTTGCCTCTGGCCGTTGAAAAAGCGAAGGCGGGGTATTCCGTCATTGGTTTTGATGTTCAACCGAACCGCGTGCACATGGTCAACAATAGCATTAACTACATAGGCGATGTCATCGATGAAGAGTTGTCCCATATGATTGACGCTGGTCGTTTGCAGGCGACGACGGATTACTCAAAAATCAAGGAAGTCGACGCCGTCGCCATTTGCGTACCAACCCCATTAGATATTTACAAGCAGCCCGACACAAGCTATGTCGAGAGCTCAGCGATGGAAATTTCCCGATACTTGCACAAGGATATGCTCGTTGTACTTGAAAGCACAACGTATCCAGGCACAACGGAGGAAGTCGTCAAGCCAATGCTCGAAATGTCCGGCTTACGCTGTGGTGAAGATTTCTTTATTGCCTATTCGCCAGAGCGTGTCGACCCAGGCAACAAGCATTTTAATACGAAAAACACACCAAAGGTTGTTGGCGGCATGACAAAGGCTTGCACGGAAGTAGCGGCTGTCATGTACCGCTCTGTGCTTGATGGAGAAGTGCACGAAGTATCGTCACCAGCCATTGCTGAAATGGAGAAAATTCTTGAAAACACGTATCGTCATTTAAACATCGCCCTTGCCAATGAAATGGCGATTCTCTGCAACAAAATGGACATTGATGTGTGGGAGGTCATTCAGGCGGCATCGACAAAGCCGTATGGGTTTTCAGCCTTTTATCCTGGACCAGGCCTTGGCGGGCACTGCATCCCAATCGATCCTTTTTACCTCACATGGAAGGCGCGTGAGTTCAATTACCACACACGCTTGATTGAAACAGCGGGTGAAATCAACAATTCAATGCCAGATTTCGTTGTCAATCGTTGTTCACAGGTGTTGAACAATGAAGGTCGTTCCTTACGTAATGCTCGTATTCTCGTTCTCGGCGTCGCTTACAAAAAGGACATTTCTGATTACCGTGAATCGCCAACATTGCCAATCCTCCAATCGTTCGAGGAAAATGGTGCGAACTGGCGCGTGCACGATCCGTTCGTTTCAGAATTCCCGTTATCGAAAAAGACTGTTCGTACGGTTCCCCTTACAAAGCAAGAGGTTGAAGCGGCTGATCTTGTGCTCGTGACAACTGACCATACGAATGTCGATTACAGCTTGATTGCCGAACATGCGAAAGTCATTTTTGATACGCGCAACTGCTTTGGACAGCTAGAAACAAAAGGCGAATACTCCAAGCTATGA
- a CDS encoding Gfo/Idh/MocA family protein produces the protein MKFALIGCGHIAKKHADAIVTSESSTLAGVYDTSSETARTFAEQYDTKAYASLDAILNDRQVEGVIIAVPSGFHATIACAAAQHRKHVIVEKPMSITLEDADRMLRECTKHRVKLAVVHPNRFRPAVMEVKRLLDSGAFGRISHVNAAVRWNRNQAYYDQSSWRGTKALDGGVLMNQAIHHLDLLLWLIGPVDSVFSMQATRFRRMEAEDVSTGVLRFADGALGIVEAATTVYPKNLEETLCIFGERGTVKLGGVTANWIEHIDIEGMNEMETQLLLDKIKTDPVGQPGHHAIIEDFVQAVKGGRAPAVAGEDGRAALELVDAFYRSDATQQPITLQRSVQRYASTS, from the coding sequence GTGAAATTTGCCCTAATTGGCTGCGGCCATATCGCGAAAAAGCACGCTGATGCCATCGTAACTAGTGAGTCTTCCACGCTAGCAGGTGTATATGACACATCATCTGAGACGGCGCGAACGTTTGCTGAGCAGTACGACACAAAAGCCTATGCGTCACTGGACGCCATTTTGAATGATCGCCAGGTGGAAGGCGTTATTATCGCTGTTCCTAGTGGGTTTCATGCCACCATCGCTTGTGCGGCGGCGCAGCATCGCAAGCATGTCATCGTGGAAAAACCGATGTCCATTACGCTTGAGGATGCGGATCGGATGCTTCGTGAGTGCACGAAGCATCGCGTAAAGCTTGCCGTTGTCCACCCTAACCGCTTTCGTCCGGCTGTGATGGAAGTAAAGCGGTTGTTGGACAGTGGTGCGTTCGGGCGTATTAGCCACGTGAACGCAGCTGTTCGTTGGAATCGGAATCAAGCCTACTATGATCAATCATCCTGGCGCGGAACAAAAGCATTGGATGGCGGCGTTCTCATGAATCAGGCGATCCACCACCTCGATTTATTGCTTTGGTTAATCGGCCCAGTGGACAGCGTGTTTAGTATGCAGGCGACACGCTTTCGGCGGATGGAGGCAGAGGATGTGTCCACTGGCGTACTGCGTTTCGCCGATGGTGCGCTAGGCATCGTTGAGGCAGCGACCACTGTTTATCCGAAAAATCTTGAGGAAACGTTATGCATTTTTGGCGAAAGAGGCACCGTCAAGCTCGGTGGTGTGACAGCCAATTGGATCGAACATATTGATATTGAAGGCATGAACGAAATGGAGACACAGTTGCTACTGGATAAAATCAAGACCGATCCCGTCGGACAGCCCGGACACCACGCCATCATTGAAGATTTTGTCCAAGCGGTGAAAGGTGGACGGGCACCAGCCGTAGCTGGTGAAGACGGTCGCGCCGCTCTTGAGCTCGTGGATGCTTTCTATCGTTCAGATGCGACACAGCAACCGATTACATTACAAAGGAGTGTGCAGCGTTATGCCAGCACAAGCTAA